One region of Manis pentadactyla isolate mManPen7 chromosome 9, mManPen7.hap1, whole genome shotgun sequence genomic DNA includes:
- the NLRP6 gene encoding NACHT, LRR and PYD domains-containing protein 6 isoform X1 codes for MDPPEATCSSPPLSMEARAAAARGLLLDTFEQLSEAQLKRFRHKLRDAKQDGRSIPWGQLEGAEVTDLADRLTSFFGPETALDVTRKTLKRADVRDVAAQLKEQRLHRFGPTPSALLTEYKKKYREHVLRRHAKVKERNARSVKINKRFTKLLIAHEEAALEDQPVWPLEEPPPERARRSDTHTFNRLFSPSEDGNWPLTVVLQGPAGIGKTMAAKKILYDWAAGKLYHSQVDFAFFMSCSELVEGPDTRSLADLILDQCPSRSAPVRLMLAQPERLLFILDGADELPSEEGHCTDPFQATSGAQVLGSLLSKELLPEARLLVTTRAAPRTLRGQENSPQCAEVRGFSDKDKKKYFYKFFRDDWRAERAYRFVKENETLFELCFVPFVCWIVCTVLHRQLELGQDLSRTSKTTTSVYLSFVAIVLSKKFTDNAARAQGELLRLCLLAREGVLRRKAQFTDKDLGRLELHGSEVQRLFLSKKELPGLQKIDVTYQFMDHSFQEFFTAMSYLLEDRGAPGTPAGGVGELLSGKVEVRRHLTLTTRFLFGLLGTQNDIKVPFSFRASERVKQDVLRWVQGQGLPRPAPEGAGKADALEGAEEAEEQEEGEEQEEGEERSDALELLYCLYEAQEDALVTQALRTLPELVLEGVRFHRMDLAVLSYCVRCCPAGQALRLGHCALAPAQKKKKRSLMKRLQGSLGGSSSSQSSSRKPQASALRPLCEAMTSQQCGLKSLTLYHCKLPDSVCQDLSRALKEAPALTDLGLLHNAVSEAGLRKLSEGLAWPQCQVQTLRLQQPSLQDTLLVGLLRQSPALTTLDLSGCQLPGPTVTCLCVALKHPECRLQNLRLTSVELNEQSLLELRAVRTAKPGLVITHPALDSQP; via the exons ATGGACCCGCCGGAGGCCACCTGCTCCAG cccacccctcagCATGGAGGCCAGGGCAGCAGCCGCCCGTGGTCTGCTCCTGGACACGTTTGAGCAACTGAGTGAGGCGCAGCTGAAACGCTTCCGCCACAAGCTGCGGGATGCGAAGCAGGATGGACGCAGCATCCCGTGGGGTCAGCTGGAGGGCGCGGAGGTCACGGACCTTGCTGACCGTCTGACCAGCTTCTTCGGGCCGGAGACTGCCCTGGACGTGACGCGCAAGACCTTGAAGAGGGCTGACGTGCGCGACGTGGCTGCACAGCTCAAGGAGCAGCGGCTGCACA GGTTTGGACCCACCCCCTCGGCGCTGCTCACAG AGTACAAGAAGAAGTACCGAGAGCACGTGCTGCGGCGGCACGCCAAGGTGAAGGAGAGGAACGCCCGCTCAGTGAAGATCAACAAGCGCTTCACCAAGCTGCTCATCGCGCATGAGGAGGCCGCCCTGGAGGACCAGCCTGTGTGGCCCCTGGAGGAGCCGCCGCCAGAGCGCGCGCGGCGCTCGGACACCCACACCTTCAACCGCCTGTTCAGCCCCAGCGAGGATGGGAACTGGCCGCTTACGGTGGTGCTGCAGGGCCCAGCGGGCATCGGCAAGACCATGGCCGCCAAGAAAATCCTGTACGACTGGGCGGCGGGCAAGCTGTACCACAGCCAGGTGGACTTCGCCTTCTTCATGTCTTGCAGCGAGCTGGTGGAGGGACCCGACACGCGCAGCCTGGCAGACCTGATCCTCGACCAGTGCCCGAGCCGCAGCGCGCCGGTGCGACTCATGCTGGCGCAGCCAGAGCGGCTGCTCTTCATCCTGGACGGCGCGGACGAGCTGCCCAGTGAGGAGGGGCACTGCACCGACCCATTCCAGGCCACCAGCGGCgcgcaggtgctgggcagcttgCTGAGCAAGGAGCTGCTGCCCGAAGCCCGCCTGCTTGTCACCACGCGCGCCGCCCCCAGGACGCTGCGAGGCCAAGAGAACTCCCCGCAGTGCGCCGAGGTGCGCGGCTTCTCCGACAAGGACAAGAAGAAGTACTTCTACAAGTTCTTCCGAGACGACTGGAGGGCGGAGCGTGCCTACCGCTTCGTGAAGGAGAACGAGACGCTGTTCGAGCTGTGCTTCGTGCCCTTCGTGTGCTGGATCGTGTGCACCGTTCTGCACCGGCAGCTCGAGCTCGGCCAGGACCTGTCGCGCACCTCAAAGACCACCACGTCCGTGTACCTGTCTTTCGTCGCCATCGTACTGAGCAAAAAGTTCACCGACAACGCAGCCCGTGCGCAGGGCGAGCTGCTCAGGCTGTGCCTCCTGGCCCGCGAGGGCGTCCTCAGGCGCAAGGCGCAGTTCACCGACAAGGACCTGGGTCGACTGGAACTTCACGGCTCCGAAGTCCAGAGGCTGTTTCTGAGCAAGAAGGAGCTGCCGGGCCTGCAGAAGATTGACGTCACCTACCAGTTCATGGACCACAGCTTCCAGGAATTCTTCACCGCGATGTCCTACCTGCTGGAGGACCGGGGGGCTCCCGGGACTCCAGCCGGGGGCGTGGGGGAGCTGCTTTCGGGAAAAGTCGAGGTGCGCCGCCACCTCACGCTCACCACGCGCTTCCTCTTCGGGCTGCTGGGCACACAGAACGACATCAAGGTCCCTTTCAGCTTCAGGGCGTCAGAGCGCGTGAAACAGGACGTCCTGAGGTGGGTGCAAGGCCAGGGCCTCCCGAGGCCGGCGCCAGAGGGCGCGGGGAAAGCCGACGCCCTGGAGGGCGCGGAGGAGGccgaggagcaggaggagggcgaggagcaggaggagggcgAGGAGCGGAGCGACGCCCTGGAGCTGCTCTACTGCCTGTACGAGGCGCAGGAGGACGCCCTCGTGACCCAGGCCCTGCGCACCCTCCCGGAGCTGGTGCTGGAGGGGGTGCGCTTCCACCGCATGGACCTGGCGGTCCTGAGCTACTGCGTGCGGTGCTGCCCCGCGGGGCAGGCCCTGCGGCTGGGTCACTGCGCACTGGCCCCAgcgcagaagaaaaagaagagaagcctGATGAAGCGGCTGCAGGGCAGCCTGGGCGGCAGCTC CAGTTCTCAATCCTCTTCAAGAAAACCCCAGGCCTCTGCGCTACGTCCACTCTGTGAGGCCATGACCAGCCAGCAGTGCGGTCTCAAGAGCCTGAC GCTGTACCACTGCAAACTCCCCGACTCCGTGTGCCAAGACCTCTCTAGGGCCCTGAAGGAGGCCCCCGCCCTGACTGACCTGGGCCTCCTCCACAACGCGGTCAGTGAGGCAGGCCTGCGCAAGCTGAGTGAGGGCCTGGCCTGGCCCCAGTGCCAGGTGCAAACGCTCAG GCTGCAGCAGCCGAGCCTGCAGGACACACTCCTGGTCGGCCTGCTTCGGCAGAGCCCTGCCCTGACCACCCTGGATCTCAGTGGCTGCCAGCTGCCGGGACCCACCGTGACCTGCCTGTGTGTGGCCCTGAAGCACCCAGAATGCCGCCTGCAGAACCTCAG GCTGACCTCCGTGGAGCTGAACGAGCAGTCACTGCTGGAGCTGCGGGCTGTGAGGACAGCAAAGCCGGGTCTGGTCATCACACACCCAGCACTGGACAGCCAGCCCTAG
- the NLRP6 gene encoding NACHT, LRR and PYD domains-containing protein 6 isoform X2, with protein MDPPEATCSSPPLSMEARAAAARGLLLDTFEQLSEAQLKRFRHKLRDAKQDGRSIPWGQLEGAEVTDLADRLTSFFGPETALDVTRKTLKRADVRDVAAQLKEQRLHRFGPTPSALLTEYKKKYREHVLRRHAKVKERNARSVKINKRFTKLLIAHEEAALEDQPVWPLEEPPPERARRSDTHTFNRLFSPSEDGNWPLTVVLQGPAGIGKTMAAKKILYDWAAGKLYHSQVDFAFFMSCSELVEGPDTRSLADLILDQCPSRSAPVRLMLAQPERLLFILDGADELPSEEGHCTDPFQATSGAQVLGSLLSKELLPEARLLVTTRAAPRTLRGQENSPQCAEVRGFSDKDKKKYFYKFFRDDWRAERAYRFVKENETLFELCFVPFVCWIVCTVLHRQLELGQDLSRTSKTTTSVYLSFVAIVLSKKFTDNAARAQGELLRLCLLAREGVLRRKAQFTDKDLGRLELHGSEVQRLFLSKKELPGLQKIDVTYQFMDHSFQEFFTAMSYLLEDRGAPGTPAGGVGELLSGKVEVRRHLTLTTRFLFGLLGTQNDIKVPFSFRASERVKQDVLRWVQGQGLPRPAPEGAGKADALEGAEEAEEQEEGEEQEEGEERSDALELLYCLYEAQEDALVTQALRTLPELVLEGVRFHRMDLAVLSYCVRCCPAGQALRLGHCALAPAQKKKKRSLMKRLQGSLGGSSSQSSSRKPQASALRPLCEAMTSQQCGLKSLTLYHCKLPDSVCQDLSRALKEAPALTDLGLLHNAVSEAGLRKLSEGLAWPQCQVQTLRLQQPSLQDTLLVGLLRQSPALTTLDLSGCQLPGPTVTCLCVALKHPECRLQNLRLTSVELNEQSLLELRAVRTAKPGLVITHPALDSQP; from the exons ATGGACCCGCCGGAGGCCACCTGCTCCAG cccacccctcagCATGGAGGCCAGGGCAGCAGCCGCCCGTGGTCTGCTCCTGGACACGTTTGAGCAACTGAGTGAGGCGCAGCTGAAACGCTTCCGCCACAAGCTGCGGGATGCGAAGCAGGATGGACGCAGCATCCCGTGGGGTCAGCTGGAGGGCGCGGAGGTCACGGACCTTGCTGACCGTCTGACCAGCTTCTTCGGGCCGGAGACTGCCCTGGACGTGACGCGCAAGACCTTGAAGAGGGCTGACGTGCGCGACGTGGCTGCACAGCTCAAGGAGCAGCGGCTGCACA GGTTTGGACCCACCCCCTCGGCGCTGCTCACAG AGTACAAGAAGAAGTACCGAGAGCACGTGCTGCGGCGGCACGCCAAGGTGAAGGAGAGGAACGCCCGCTCAGTGAAGATCAACAAGCGCTTCACCAAGCTGCTCATCGCGCATGAGGAGGCCGCCCTGGAGGACCAGCCTGTGTGGCCCCTGGAGGAGCCGCCGCCAGAGCGCGCGCGGCGCTCGGACACCCACACCTTCAACCGCCTGTTCAGCCCCAGCGAGGATGGGAACTGGCCGCTTACGGTGGTGCTGCAGGGCCCAGCGGGCATCGGCAAGACCATGGCCGCCAAGAAAATCCTGTACGACTGGGCGGCGGGCAAGCTGTACCACAGCCAGGTGGACTTCGCCTTCTTCATGTCTTGCAGCGAGCTGGTGGAGGGACCCGACACGCGCAGCCTGGCAGACCTGATCCTCGACCAGTGCCCGAGCCGCAGCGCGCCGGTGCGACTCATGCTGGCGCAGCCAGAGCGGCTGCTCTTCATCCTGGACGGCGCGGACGAGCTGCCCAGTGAGGAGGGGCACTGCACCGACCCATTCCAGGCCACCAGCGGCgcgcaggtgctgggcagcttgCTGAGCAAGGAGCTGCTGCCCGAAGCCCGCCTGCTTGTCACCACGCGCGCCGCCCCCAGGACGCTGCGAGGCCAAGAGAACTCCCCGCAGTGCGCCGAGGTGCGCGGCTTCTCCGACAAGGACAAGAAGAAGTACTTCTACAAGTTCTTCCGAGACGACTGGAGGGCGGAGCGTGCCTACCGCTTCGTGAAGGAGAACGAGACGCTGTTCGAGCTGTGCTTCGTGCCCTTCGTGTGCTGGATCGTGTGCACCGTTCTGCACCGGCAGCTCGAGCTCGGCCAGGACCTGTCGCGCACCTCAAAGACCACCACGTCCGTGTACCTGTCTTTCGTCGCCATCGTACTGAGCAAAAAGTTCACCGACAACGCAGCCCGTGCGCAGGGCGAGCTGCTCAGGCTGTGCCTCCTGGCCCGCGAGGGCGTCCTCAGGCGCAAGGCGCAGTTCACCGACAAGGACCTGGGTCGACTGGAACTTCACGGCTCCGAAGTCCAGAGGCTGTTTCTGAGCAAGAAGGAGCTGCCGGGCCTGCAGAAGATTGACGTCACCTACCAGTTCATGGACCACAGCTTCCAGGAATTCTTCACCGCGATGTCCTACCTGCTGGAGGACCGGGGGGCTCCCGGGACTCCAGCCGGGGGCGTGGGGGAGCTGCTTTCGGGAAAAGTCGAGGTGCGCCGCCACCTCACGCTCACCACGCGCTTCCTCTTCGGGCTGCTGGGCACACAGAACGACATCAAGGTCCCTTTCAGCTTCAGGGCGTCAGAGCGCGTGAAACAGGACGTCCTGAGGTGGGTGCAAGGCCAGGGCCTCCCGAGGCCGGCGCCAGAGGGCGCGGGGAAAGCCGACGCCCTGGAGGGCGCGGAGGAGGccgaggagcaggaggagggcgaggagcaggaggagggcgAGGAGCGGAGCGACGCCCTGGAGCTGCTCTACTGCCTGTACGAGGCGCAGGAGGACGCCCTCGTGACCCAGGCCCTGCGCACCCTCCCGGAGCTGGTGCTGGAGGGGGTGCGCTTCCACCGCATGGACCTGGCGGTCCTGAGCTACTGCGTGCGGTGCTGCCCCGCGGGGCAGGCCCTGCGGCTGGGTCACTGCGCACTGGCCCCAgcgcagaagaaaaagaagagaagcctGATGAAGCGGCTGCAGGGCAGCCTGGGCGGCAGCTC TTCTCAATCCTCTTCAAGAAAACCCCAGGCCTCTGCGCTACGTCCACTCTGTGAGGCCATGACCAGCCAGCAGTGCGGTCTCAAGAGCCTGAC GCTGTACCACTGCAAACTCCCCGACTCCGTGTGCCAAGACCTCTCTAGGGCCCTGAAGGAGGCCCCCGCCCTGACTGACCTGGGCCTCCTCCACAACGCGGTCAGTGAGGCAGGCCTGCGCAAGCTGAGTGAGGGCCTGGCCTGGCCCCAGTGCCAGGTGCAAACGCTCAG GCTGCAGCAGCCGAGCCTGCAGGACACACTCCTGGTCGGCCTGCTTCGGCAGAGCCCTGCCCTGACCACCCTGGATCTCAGTGGCTGCCAGCTGCCGGGACCCACCGTGACCTGCCTGTGTGTGGCCCTGAAGCACCCAGAATGCCGCCTGCAGAACCTCAG GCTGACCTCCGTGGAGCTGAACGAGCAGTCACTGCTGGAGCTGCGGGCTGTGAGGACAGCAAAGCCGGGTCTGGTCATCACACACCCAGCACTGGACAGCCAGCCCTAG
- the NLRP6 gene encoding NACHT, LRR and PYD domains-containing protein 6 isoform X3: MDPPEATCSSFFGPETALDVTRKTLKRADVRDVAAQLKEQRLHRFGPTPSALLTEYKKKYREHVLRRHAKVKERNARSVKINKRFTKLLIAHEEAALEDQPVWPLEEPPPERARRSDTHTFNRLFSPSEDGNWPLTVVLQGPAGIGKTMAAKKILYDWAAGKLYHSQVDFAFFMSCSELVEGPDTRSLADLILDQCPSRSAPVRLMLAQPERLLFILDGADELPSEEGHCTDPFQATSGAQVLGSLLSKELLPEARLLVTTRAAPRTLRGQENSPQCAEVRGFSDKDKKKYFYKFFRDDWRAERAYRFVKENETLFELCFVPFVCWIVCTVLHRQLELGQDLSRTSKTTTSVYLSFVAIVLSKKFTDNAARAQGELLRLCLLAREGVLRRKAQFTDKDLGRLELHGSEVQRLFLSKKELPGLQKIDVTYQFMDHSFQEFFTAMSYLLEDRGAPGTPAGGVGELLSGKVEVRRHLTLTTRFLFGLLGTQNDIKVPFSFRASERVKQDVLRWVQGQGLPRPAPEGAGKADALEGAEEAEEQEEGEEQEEGEERSDALELLYCLYEAQEDALVTQALRTLPELVLEGVRFHRMDLAVLSYCVRCCPAGQALRLGHCALAPAQKKKKRSLMKRLQGSLGGSSSSQSSSRKPQASALRPLCEAMTSQQCGLKSLTLYHCKLPDSVCQDLSRALKEAPALTDLGLLHNAVSEAGLRKLSEGLAWPQCQVQTLRLQQPSLQDTLLVGLLRQSPALTTLDLSGCQLPGPTVTCLCVALKHPECRLQNLRLTSVELNEQSLLELRAVRTAKPGLVITHPALDSQP; encoded by the exons ATGGACCCGCCGGAGGCCACCTGCTCCAG CTTCTTCGGGCCGGAGACTGCCCTGGACGTGACGCGCAAGACCTTGAAGAGGGCTGACGTGCGCGACGTGGCTGCACAGCTCAAGGAGCAGCGGCTGCACA GGTTTGGACCCACCCCCTCGGCGCTGCTCACAG AGTACAAGAAGAAGTACCGAGAGCACGTGCTGCGGCGGCACGCCAAGGTGAAGGAGAGGAACGCCCGCTCAGTGAAGATCAACAAGCGCTTCACCAAGCTGCTCATCGCGCATGAGGAGGCCGCCCTGGAGGACCAGCCTGTGTGGCCCCTGGAGGAGCCGCCGCCAGAGCGCGCGCGGCGCTCGGACACCCACACCTTCAACCGCCTGTTCAGCCCCAGCGAGGATGGGAACTGGCCGCTTACGGTGGTGCTGCAGGGCCCAGCGGGCATCGGCAAGACCATGGCCGCCAAGAAAATCCTGTACGACTGGGCGGCGGGCAAGCTGTACCACAGCCAGGTGGACTTCGCCTTCTTCATGTCTTGCAGCGAGCTGGTGGAGGGACCCGACACGCGCAGCCTGGCAGACCTGATCCTCGACCAGTGCCCGAGCCGCAGCGCGCCGGTGCGACTCATGCTGGCGCAGCCAGAGCGGCTGCTCTTCATCCTGGACGGCGCGGACGAGCTGCCCAGTGAGGAGGGGCACTGCACCGACCCATTCCAGGCCACCAGCGGCgcgcaggtgctgggcagcttgCTGAGCAAGGAGCTGCTGCCCGAAGCCCGCCTGCTTGTCACCACGCGCGCCGCCCCCAGGACGCTGCGAGGCCAAGAGAACTCCCCGCAGTGCGCCGAGGTGCGCGGCTTCTCCGACAAGGACAAGAAGAAGTACTTCTACAAGTTCTTCCGAGACGACTGGAGGGCGGAGCGTGCCTACCGCTTCGTGAAGGAGAACGAGACGCTGTTCGAGCTGTGCTTCGTGCCCTTCGTGTGCTGGATCGTGTGCACCGTTCTGCACCGGCAGCTCGAGCTCGGCCAGGACCTGTCGCGCACCTCAAAGACCACCACGTCCGTGTACCTGTCTTTCGTCGCCATCGTACTGAGCAAAAAGTTCACCGACAACGCAGCCCGTGCGCAGGGCGAGCTGCTCAGGCTGTGCCTCCTGGCCCGCGAGGGCGTCCTCAGGCGCAAGGCGCAGTTCACCGACAAGGACCTGGGTCGACTGGAACTTCACGGCTCCGAAGTCCAGAGGCTGTTTCTGAGCAAGAAGGAGCTGCCGGGCCTGCAGAAGATTGACGTCACCTACCAGTTCATGGACCACAGCTTCCAGGAATTCTTCACCGCGATGTCCTACCTGCTGGAGGACCGGGGGGCTCCCGGGACTCCAGCCGGGGGCGTGGGGGAGCTGCTTTCGGGAAAAGTCGAGGTGCGCCGCCACCTCACGCTCACCACGCGCTTCCTCTTCGGGCTGCTGGGCACACAGAACGACATCAAGGTCCCTTTCAGCTTCAGGGCGTCAGAGCGCGTGAAACAGGACGTCCTGAGGTGGGTGCAAGGCCAGGGCCTCCCGAGGCCGGCGCCAGAGGGCGCGGGGAAAGCCGACGCCCTGGAGGGCGCGGAGGAGGccgaggagcaggaggagggcgaggagcaggaggagggcgAGGAGCGGAGCGACGCCCTGGAGCTGCTCTACTGCCTGTACGAGGCGCAGGAGGACGCCCTCGTGACCCAGGCCCTGCGCACCCTCCCGGAGCTGGTGCTGGAGGGGGTGCGCTTCCACCGCATGGACCTGGCGGTCCTGAGCTACTGCGTGCGGTGCTGCCCCGCGGGGCAGGCCCTGCGGCTGGGTCACTGCGCACTGGCCCCAgcgcagaagaaaaagaagagaagcctGATGAAGCGGCTGCAGGGCAGCCTGGGCGGCAGCTC CAGTTCTCAATCCTCTTCAAGAAAACCCCAGGCCTCTGCGCTACGTCCACTCTGTGAGGCCATGACCAGCCAGCAGTGCGGTCTCAAGAGCCTGAC GCTGTACCACTGCAAACTCCCCGACTCCGTGTGCCAAGACCTCTCTAGGGCCCTGAAGGAGGCCCCCGCCCTGACTGACCTGGGCCTCCTCCACAACGCGGTCAGTGAGGCAGGCCTGCGCAAGCTGAGTGAGGGCCTGGCCTGGCCCCAGTGCCAGGTGCAAACGCTCAG GCTGCAGCAGCCGAGCCTGCAGGACACACTCCTGGTCGGCCTGCTTCGGCAGAGCCCTGCCCTGACCACCCTGGATCTCAGTGGCTGCCAGCTGCCGGGACCCACCGTGACCTGCCTGTGTGTGGCCCTGAAGCACCCAGAATGCCGCCTGCAGAACCTCAG GCTGACCTCCGTGGAGCTGAACGAGCAGTCACTGCTGGAGCTGCGGGCTGTGAGGACAGCAAAGCCGGGTCTGGTCATCACACACCCAGCACTGGACAGCCAGCCCTAG